The genomic stretch CCTGAGACGATGCCCACCAGCGTGATGCCGATCTGCACGGTGGAGAGGAACTTGCCCGGATCGGCCGCCAGATCGAGCGCCGTCTGCGCCGCACCACTACCCTTGTTCGCAGCCTGCTGCAGGCGCGAGGTCTTGGCGGAAACGATCGCGAGCTCGCTCATGGCGAAAACGCCGTTGAGCACGATGAGGCCCGCGATGATGAACAGGTCGGTCCAGGGAAAGGGTGTCACGCCGCTGGCGCTAGCACAATTGCACGGCTCTGCCAGCGCCTGCGCGCACTTTCTGTGAAAGCGCCGCGATACTCTCGCTTGGAACGAGGACGGGCAACGACGGTTGATGGGGCACGACGCGGGATGGGCGCGTCCCAAACCGCGTGCGGAATTCCCGGAGGATACCGGGCCGCCTTGAAGGAGGAATGACAATGAAAAAGTCGCGTGTTCTTACAGCCAGCCTCGCAGCCGTTTCGCTGATGACGGTATCGGCCTGCGTTACCGATCCCAACACCGGCGAGCGAAAGGTTTCGCGCACCGTGCTCGGCGGGGCCGGCGGTGCCGTCGTCGGCGGCCTGCTGGGCGGCGTTATCGGCGGCAAGACCGGACGCATCATCGGTGCCGTCGGCGGCGCCGCAGCGGGTGGCTATGTCGGCTATCGCATGGACCAGCAGATCAAGGAACTCGAAGAGCAGACCGCCGGCTCGGGCGTCGATGTCAGCTCGGTCGATGGCGGTGACGCGATTCTCGTCAACCTGCCCGACGGTGTGACGTTCGCCACCGGCAGCTACACCA from Qipengyuania profundimaris encodes the following:
- a CDS encoding OmpA family protein encodes the protein MKKSRVLTASLAAVSLMTVSACVTDPNTGERKVSRTVLGGAGGAVVGGLLGGVIGGKTGRIIGAVGGAAAGGYVGYRMDQQIKELEEQTAGSGVDVSSVDGGDAILVNLPDGVTFATGSYTITPGFRDLLDRVADSLRQYPNSLVDVYGHTDTTGPSDANQRLSEQRAQAVANYLISQGVASSRIRWMGFGETRLAVQTADGVNEPLNRRVEIKIIPFDQEDVEAAQQSQGY